Proteins co-encoded in one Callospermophilus lateralis isolate mCalLat2 chromosome 2, mCalLat2.hap1, whole genome shotgun sequence genomic window:
- the LOC143391286 gene encoding transcription initiation factor TFIID subunit 9-like, with protein MESGKMASPKSMPKDAQMMAQILKDMGITEYEPRVINQMLEFAFRYVTTILDDAKIYSSHAKKATVDADDVRLAIQCLADQSFTSPPPRDFLLDIARQRNQTPLPLIKPYSGPRLPPDRYCLTAPNYRLKSLQKKASTSAGRITVPRLSVGSVTSRPSTPTLGTPTPQTMSVSTKVGTPMSLTGQRFTVQMPTSQSPAVKASIPATSAVQNVLINPSLIGFKNILITTNMVSSQNTANESSDALKRKRDDDDDDVDDDDDDYDNL; from the coding sequence ATGGAGTCTGGCAAGATGGCTTCTCCCAAGAGCATGCCGAAAGATGCACAGATGATGGCACAAATCCTGAAGGATATGGGGATTACAGAATATGAGCCAAGAGTTATAAATCAGATGTTGGAATTTGCCTTCCGATATGTGACCACAATTCTAGATGATGCTAAAATTTATTCAAGCCATGCTAAGAAAGCTACTGTTGATGCAGATGATGTGCGATTGGCAATCCAGTGTCTAGCTGACCAGTCTTTTACCTCTCCTCCCCCGAGAGATTTTTTATTAGATATTGCAAGGCAAAGAAATCAAACCCCTTTGCCATTGATCAAGCCATATTCGGGTCCTAGATTGCCTCCTGATAGATATTGCCTAACAGCTCCAAACTATAGGCTCAAGTCTTTACAGAAGAAAGCATCtacttctgcaggaagaataacagTACCACGGTTAAGTGTTGGTTCAGTTACTAGCAGACCAAGTACTCCCACACTAGGCACACCAACCCCACAAACCATGTCTGTTTCAACTAAGGTAGGGACTCCAATGTCTCTAACAGGGCAAAGGTTTACAGTACAGATGCCTACTTCACAGTCCCCTGCTGTAAAAGCCTCAATTCCTGCAACATCAGCAGTTCAGAATGTTCTGATTAATCCATCATTAATTGGGTTCAAAAACATTCTTATTACTACTAATATGGTATCCTCACAAAATACTGCCAATGAATCATCAGATGCATTGAAAAGAAaacgtgatgatgatgatgacgatgtcgatgatgatgatgatgactatGATAATTTGTAA